From a region of the Colias croceus chromosome 14, ilColCroc2.1 genome:
- the LOC123697200 gene encoding zinc finger protein 836-like isoform X2 gives MPVSLCRICLEEGAKLPLFENTVDENSLLSKLKLCLQEKIEDIDGYPRNICKRCNVTVDQTCDFIKKYKESCRILQDNLQVKIEQIDLSDDSCYDNGFAIEIDTNLKKESSDDEFLSNIKDFNRIKLEADTNKKKNVAIKSEKPKRKSLKTAKCTNKIASSILEGDFFWIGDTCIKPKNTKTIKKETPVKSVEKPKRVHIKLPKVKKPDPPKLCDLCGDIFKSQEILCRHKKKVHFKDPRKCPQCPRTLSSEYYLNRHLRRRHQTERQFICAVCGKAFAFKGELASHHRNVHNKHLLPKKKYACKICNKEYKCAKSVIVHERSVHTGSRPAVCSVCDSSFYHEDYLKEHMRLHTGETPFKCPICGRGYAQRGNMKSHLRIHRISELDANTLSKIRPNYLKLLKP, from the exons ATGCCAGTAAGTTTGTGTAGAATATGCCTTGAGGAGGGAGCTAAACTTCCTCTGTTTGAAAACACTGTTGACGAAAATAGTTTACTGTCAAAACTGAAACTATGTTTACAAGAAAAG ATTGAAGACATTGATGGCTATCCACGAAATATATGCAAGAGGTGTAATGTAACTGTGGATCAAAcatgtgattttattaaaaagtataaggAATCATGCCGtattttacaagataatttaCAAGTGAAAATAGAACAAATAGATTTAAGTGATGATAGTTGTTACGATAATGGATTTGCAATTGAAATAGAtacgaatttaaaaaaagaaagcaGCGATGATGAATTTCTTAGCaatataaaagattttaaTAGAATCAAACTAGAAGCAGatactaataaaaagaaaaatgttgcAATCAAATCTGAAAAACCAAAACGAAAGTCTTTAAAAACGGcaaaatgtacaaataaaatagcatCTTCTATATTAGAAGGTGATTTCTTTTGGATTGGTGACACATG TATTAAACCTAAAAATACCAAAACTATTAAAAAGGAAACACCCGTGAAATCAGTGGAGAAACCAAAACGAgttcatataaaattaccAAAGGTGAAAAAACCTGATCCACCCAAATTATGTGATCTTTGTGGAGATATATTTAAGTCacaagaaatattatgtaggcaTAAGAAAAAGGTCCATTTTAAGGATCCAAGAAAATGTCCCCAATGTCCCCGCACATTGAGTTCTGAATATTACTTAAATAGACATTTGCGACGGCGACATCAAACTGAGAGGCAGTTTATATGTGCAGTATGTGGAAAAGCATTTGCATTTAAGGGAGAACTGGCCAGTCATCATAGAAATGTTcacaataaacatttattaccCAAAAAGAAATATGCCTGTAAAATatgcaataaagaatataaatgtGCAAAATCAGTTATAGTTCATGAGAGATCAGTACATACAG GTTCTAGACCAGCAGTATGTTCAGTTTGCGATAGTAGTTTCTACCATGAGGACTATTTAAAAGAACACATGCGACTGCATACTGGTGAAACACCATTCAAATGTCCTATATGTGGACGAGGATACGCACAAAGGGGAAATATGAAAAGCCACCTTAGAATACATAGAATATCAGAATTAGATGCAAATACTCTAAGTAAAATAAGAcccaattatttaaaacttttgaaGCCCtaa
- the LOC123697200 gene encoding zinc finger protein 836-like isoform X1 — MPVSLCRICLEEGAKLPLFENTVDENSLLSKLKLCLQEKIEDIDGYPRNICKRCNVTVDQTCDFIKKYKESCRILQDNLQVKIEQIDLSDDSCYDNGFAIEIDTNLKKESSDDEFLSNIKDFNRIKLEADTNKKKNVAIKSEKPKRKSLKTAKCTNKIASSILEGDFFWIGDTWCIKPKNTKTIKKETPVKSVEKPKRVHIKLPKVKKPDPPKLCDLCGDIFKSQEILCRHKKKVHFKDPRKCPQCPRTLSSEYYLNRHLRRRHQTERQFICAVCGKAFAFKGELASHHRNVHNKHLLPKKKYACKICNKEYKCAKSVIVHERSVHTGSRPAVCSVCDSSFYHEDYLKEHMRLHTGETPFKCPICGRGYAQRGNMKSHLRIHRISELDANTLSKIRPNYLKLLKP, encoded by the exons ATGCCAGTAAGTTTGTGTAGAATATGCCTTGAGGAGGGAGCTAAACTTCCTCTGTTTGAAAACACTGTTGACGAAAATAGTTTACTGTCAAAACTGAAACTATGTTTACAAGAAAAG ATTGAAGACATTGATGGCTATCCACGAAATATATGCAAGAGGTGTAATGTAACTGTGGATCAAAcatgtgattttattaaaaagtataaggAATCATGCCGtattttacaagataatttaCAAGTGAAAATAGAACAAATAGATTTAAGTGATGATAGTTGTTACGATAATGGATTTGCAATTGAAATAGAtacgaatttaaaaaaagaaagcaGCGATGATGAATTTCTTAGCaatataaaagattttaaTAGAATCAAACTAGAAGCAGatactaataaaaagaaaaatgttgcAATCAAATCTGAAAAACCAAAACGAAAGTCTTTAAAAACGGcaaaatgtacaaataaaatagcatCTTCTATATTAGAAGGTGATTTCTTTTGGATTGGTGACACATGGTG TATTAAACCTAAAAATACCAAAACTATTAAAAAGGAAACACCCGTGAAATCAGTGGAGAAACCAAAACGAgttcatataaaattaccAAAGGTGAAAAAACCTGATCCACCCAAATTATGTGATCTTTGTGGAGATATATTTAAGTCacaagaaatattatgtaggcaTAAGAAAAAGGTCCATTTTAAGGATCCAAGAAAATGTCCCCAATGTCCCCGCACATTGAGTTCTGAATATTACTTAAATAGACATTTGCGACGGCGACATCAAACTGAGAGGCAGTTTATATGTGCAGTATGTGGAAAAGCATTTGCATTTAAGGGAGAACTGGCCAGTCATCATAGAAATGTTcacaataaacatttattaccCAAAAAGAAATATGCCTGTAAAATatgcaataaagaatataaatgtGCAAAATCAGTTATAGTTCATGAGAGATCAGTACATACAG GTTCTAGACCAGCAGTATGTTCAGTTTGCGATAGTAGTTTCTACCATGAGGACTATTTAAAAGAACACATGCGACTGCATACTGGTGAAACACCATTCAAATGTCCTATATGTGGACGAGGATACGCACAAAGGGGAAATATGAAAAGCCACCTTAGAATACATAGAATATCAGAATTAGATGCAAATACTCTAAGTAAAATAAGAcccaattatttaaaacttttgaaGCCCtaa
- the LOC123697203 gene encoding heme transporter hrg1-B-like, whose translation MLRTKIHIALSAIGAFFGLSAFICFCIVYANVEAGMWALLSGIHASLTLMLHCHYLKESLHVNFSRKALQYIGDFGMVGFISGTALTLFYIFLEIYYKADILPIKSSIIIRMVWSFMMMKWGLMLYIFTKKYLRTYNDHQLFSENPNIEET comes from the exons ATGTTACGTACGAAAATTCATATAGCTCTGAGCGCTATCGGCGCATTCTTCGGTTTATCAgcttttatatgtttttgtattgtttacgCCAATGTTGAAGCTGGAATGTGGGCGTTATTATCCg GTATTCATGCATCGTTGACCTTGATGCTGCACtgtcattatttaaaagaatctTTACATGTAAACTTTTCAAGAAAGGCTCTTCAATACATTGGAGATTTTGGAATGGTGGGCTTTATATCAGGGACTGCATTGACATTGTTCTATATATTccttgaaatatattataaagcag ATATTTTACCGATAAAgtctagtattataataagaatGGTGTGGTCCTTCATGATGATGAAGTGGGGCTTGATGTTGTATATATTTACAAAGAAATACCTACGAACATACAATGATCATCAGTTATTCTCAGAAAATCCTAACATTGAAGAAACATAA
- the LOC123697202 gene encoding uncharacterized protein LOC123697202, which translates to MNPDPPDPGKPPDIQGEVMEAEHISNKRQRSEASIADTDIIPSKRHVTVTNYAIASSQNSYVDPILSNPITYSDNDSGPFIVYVSRTEADPAAGLTIRPIKFGSFLYNNRVANIAKDGVKAIGRNKISVQFNTASDANNFINFPPLKDSNYQASIPTFHITRMGIVKGVPTEWSMEEFISHVDFPGGRGKILKARRLNKKIRIDGVTSWSPSQTVVLTFQGQIRPDRIYCLYNSMPVEVYQYPTIQCYKCCRFGHVRDQCRSKERCFKCSQAHLGDSCPILESDATCLHCTGYTAPCKKSMSK; encoded by the exons ATGAATCCTGATCCTCCCGACCCTGGCAAACCTCCTGACATCCAGGGTGAGGTGATGGAAGCAGAGCACATAAGCAATAAAAGGCAACGGTCTGAGGCATCCATTGCTGATACAGACATTATTCCGTCTAAAAGACATGTAACAGTTACCAACTACGCGATCGCATCCTCTCAAAATTCATATGTGGATCCCATTTTATCTAATCCCATTACATATTCCGACAATGACAGTGGTCCTTTTATTGTATATGTGTCCCGTACGGAGGCCGATCCTGCGGCGGGTTTAACTATTAGGCCGATTAAATTTGGATCATTCCTATACAATAATCGTGTAGCTAACATAGCTAAAGATGGAGTTAAAGCTATTGGGCGTAATAAAATTTCTGTGCAATTCAATACCGCTAGTGacgcaaataattttataaatttcccCCCTCTTAAAGATTCAAATTACCAAGCCTCCATTCCAACTTTTCACATCACCCGTATGGGCATTGTCAAAGGTGTCCCTACGGAGTGGTCTATGGAAGAATTTATCAGCCATGTGGATTTCCCAGGTGGAAGAGGCAAAATTTTGAAAGCCAGACggcttaataaaaaaattagaataGATGGTGTTACTTCATGGTCACCATCTCAAACAGTTGTTTTGACCTTTCAGGGCCAAATTCGTCCAGATAGAATATACTGCCTTTACAACTCCATGCCAGTAGAAGTGTACCAATACCCCACAATTCAATGCTATAAATGCTGTCGGTTTGGACATGTACGCGACCAATGCCGCTCTAAGGAACGTTGTTTCAAATGCTCACAGGCCCATTTGGGCGACTCTTGTCCAATTTTAGAGTCTGATGCGACATGCCTCCATTGTACTG GTTATACAGCTCCATGTAAGAAGTCTatgagtaaataa